One segment of Carya illinoinensis cultivar Pawnee chromosome 13, C.illinoinensisPawnee_v1, whole genome shotgun sequence DNA contains the following:
- the LOC122292084 gene encoding protein NUCLEAR FUSION DEFECTIVE 4, translated as MPLTNSPTHISFQNKPLITVEKKRERQAPAMVGTSPSGGVQCHELFPFAVHVVRGRWFTIFASFLIMTGAGATYLFGIYSKQIKASLGYDQTTLNLMGFFKDLGANVGVLSGLIAEVTPTWFVLLVGSAMNFAGYFMIWLAVTGKIAKPKVWQMCMYICIGANSQNFANTGALVTCVKNFPESRGVMLGLLKGFVGLSGAVMTQLYLAIYGNDAESLILLIAWFPAALSVVFVYTIRTMKLVRQPNELRVFYHFLYVSIVLALFLMVITILQKQIVFSRNAFAGCSTVIWFMLFVPLFIAVREEVATWNLKKLPPSEVTVQTPEVIQPKQVESPPNSSLNQEKKQETSNFFANIFNKPERGEDYSILQALLSTDMLILFLATLCGLGASLTAVDNLGQIGESLGYPARTISSFVSLVSIWNYFGRVFSGFVSESLLLRYKLPRPLMMTMVLLLSCAGHLLIAFPAPGTVYVASVIIGFSFGAQLPLLFAIISELFGLKYYSTLFNCGQIASPLGSYILNVRVTGMLYDREALKQLAVKGMDRSSVKELTCLGSKCYRMSFIILAAVTFFGALISLILVVRTRTFYKGDIYKKFRGEASVTSTGTDDDINPKAKN; from the exons ATGCCATTAACAAACTCACCAACACAT ATCTCCTTTCAAAACAAACCCTTAATCacagttgaaaaaaaaagagagagacaaGCTCCAGCCATGGTCGGCACCTCCCCCAGTGGAGGCGTACAATGCCATGAATTGTTCCCTTTTGCTGTACATGTGGTTCGAGGACGATGGTTCACTATCTTCGCCTCCTTCTTGATCATGACCGGGGCTGGTGCCACTTATCTTTTCGGAATCTACTCCAAACAGATAAAAGCTTCCCTTGGTTATGACCAAACCACGCTCAATCTGATGGGGTTTTTCAAAGACCTTGGAGCAAACGTTGGGGTTCTCTCCGGTCTCATTGCTGAGGTTACCCCAACTTGGTTCGTGCTGCTGGTTGGCTCGGCTATGAATTTTGCAGGTTACTTCATGATATGGCTTGCCGTCACGGGCAAAATAGCCAAGCCCAAGGTATGGCAGATGTGCATGTACATTTGCATTGGAGCCAATTCGCAGAACTTTGCGAATACCGGAGCTCTTGTCACTTGTGTCAAGAACTTCCCAGAAAGCAGAGGCGTTATGCTGGGGCTGTTGAAGGGTTTTGTGGGGCTGAGTGGAGCTGTCATGACCCAACTTTACTTGGCCATATATGGAAACGATGCCGAATCCCTTATTCTTCTCATCGCATGGTTTCCAGCAGCGTTATCCGTTGTGTTCGTGTACACGATCCGGACGATGAAGCTTGTTAGGCAACCAAACGAGCTCCGAGTCTTCTATCATTTCCTCTATGTGTCAATCGTTCTTGCTTTGTTTCTCATGGTCATAACTATACTTCAGAAACAGATTGTTTTCTCCCGCAATGCCTTCGCTGGATGTTCCACCGTGATCTGGTTTATGCTCTTCGTTCCCCTGTTTATTGCAGTTAGAGAAGAAGTGGCGACCTGGAATCTCAAGAAACTGCCCCCATCTGAGGTTACCGTCCAAACACCAGAAGTAATTCAGCCAAAGCAGGTAGAATCACCACctaattcatctttaaaccaagAAAAGAAGCAGGAGACCTCTAATTTCTTCGCAAACATATTCAACAAACCAGAAAGGGGAGAAGACTACAGTATTTTACAAGCCCTATTGAGCACGGACATGCTGATTCTCTTCCTCGCAACCCTATGTGGGCTGGGGGCAAGTTTAACAGCGGTGGACAACTTGGGACAGATTGGGGAGTCTTTGGGATACCCAGCTCGAACAATAAGCTCTTTTGTATCACTTGTTAGCATATGGAATTACTTCGGCAGAGTGTTCTCTGGGTTTGTTTCTGAAAGCCTCCTTCTAAGATACAAACTTCCCCGTCCACTTATGATGACAATGGTGCTTCTTTTGTCATGCGCCGGCCACCTTCTCATCGCCTTTCCGGCCCCCGGAACTGTCTATGTAGCATCAGTCATCATAGGATTCTCCTTTGGGGCGCAGTTACCTTTGCTTTTTGCAATAATTTCCGAGCTCTTTGGCCTCAAATACTACTCTACATTGTTCAATTGTGGACAAATAGCAAGCCCACTTGGGTCGTATATTCTGAATGTAAGGGTAACTGGGATGCTTTACGATAGAGAGGCATTGAAACAGCTAGCAGTGAAGGGTATGGATCGGTCATCGGTAAAGGAGCTCACTTGCCTTGGTTCTAAGTGTTATAGGATGTCTTTCATTATTTTGGCAGCTGTTACATTCTTTGGAGCTCTTATTTCGTTGATCTTGGTCGTGAGAACGCGTACATTTTACAAGGGTGACATATATAAGAAGTTCAGAGGCGAAGCATCGGTGACCAGTACAGGCACCGATGACGATATTAATCCAAAAGCTAAAAACTGA